A region of the Desulfurobacterium atlanticum genome:
TTCTCTTCTTAGGTTTGAATAAACCACCTTTTCAATGGGTAATATAAAAATATATAATATACTGAAAATAGTTTTAAGCTTTAAAGTATCATAGATATACCTACCAATCCATAAGCTAACATAACCAGTTACAGTAATTAAAAATGCTTTGTCAATATATTTCTCTAATTTATAATAATCATTTCCTGTCGATATAATATTCATAAAAGAAGCATTAAAAGGATACATCAGCAAAACTGGAATAAAAAATAATAAAAATAATGTAAAATACCAGTAATCTATAACCCAACCTGTTTTCTTTTTAGTATAATGCCACGATAGTATAAAGTGTAAAATTAAAATAATATCTAAAGTTAATAAAGGTAAAGAAAATCTTAACAAACCACTTACAAGTTCAATTTTATGGCCTATCTCAAACATCTGCTTAAATAAACAAAATCTTCAAAATTTTTGGAATAATTTTTATTTGTCCTCTCCTTACTCTATTCCAAATCACAACCACAAACCCCAAGTAAACACTCCACAAATACTTTGGATAAAACTTCTTTGTAAAAACAATTCTATTCCTGAGTCCATAATAATCGGCAATTTCACTCTTCTTATTTCCTTTTGAACTTGAACCAATGCTTCCTCCTTCTTTATGATAAACTTTACTTTTCCAGCAATATCCTAGTTGATAGCCTTTTTTCTTTCCTCTTAAAGTCCAATCCATTTCTTCAAAATATAAAAAATAATCCTCACACATTACCCCAACTTCTTCTATAAACTCTTTACTAACTAACATAGATGCCCCAATGATGTAGTCTATTTTATCAATAACCTCCTCATTATCATACTGTCCTTTATCTTCTTCAAAAATTCCCAAATGCTTAGCTACTGCGAACCATTTATTATAGATTCCACCAATACCTTGGATAATTTCAGGTCTATCATAATAAAGGAGTTTAGAACCTAAAATACCAACTTTTTTTCCTTCCTTTTTGTATTTCTCAAATTTTTGAACCATTTTAGATAATGCATCTTTTTCTATAACAGTGTCGTTATTTAGAAACCATATATATTCAAAATCGTTTTTGGTTAAAGCATATCTAATCCCTACATTATTTCCACCTGCAAAACCTAAATTTTTCCCTGCTTGAATAAAAACTAATGGATATTTTGTTGTAATTCCTTCAGGCATCTTTCTATTTAAATTTGCCTCTAATTTTGAATTGCCGCCTTTCTCAGCTTCTTCGCGAGTATAGTAAACATAAGTAATTGGCTTTTTAATAGGCGGAAAAGATAAATGTCTTAAAGGATGATCCGGTTTTACCCAAACATTTAATTTGCCTTCAGCCCACTTCTTTATGTATTCCATTGAGTTGTTTGGAGAATTATTATCTATAACAATAACCTGATAATTTGGATAATCGTTTATTAATACACTTTCCAAACACTCAATCGTATCCGCCCAACCGTTATAGTTGAGAATGATGATATAAACTTTTGGAAATTTACTCATATTTCCAACCCTGTTTTTAAAATATCTTTACGAATATCCTTAAGATTGGTTCCCGAAGAAATTGTAATTAAATCAACCTTTCTTTCAATGCCTTTTAATTCAAGCTTTGCCAGAAAGCTAAGTTTTTCGTCTACAGAAATTTGTCTGGAACTTTTAATCAAAATATCTATATCACCTCCCCGTTTATTAGGAACGCTTCGGCTTCCAAAAATGTAAATTTTAACTTCCTCTCCAAAAACTTCATACGCTGTCTCTTTTATCTTCTTTATTTCTTCTTCCGAGAGTCTAATTTTCTTCCAGTTACTATTCATTCTACCTCGTTAAGCACATATCAGTCTTTCCTTATGTGCGAATTTCTTTCTTTTCAACAATTAAATTTTTTCCGTAAAAATTTAATGAGTTCCTCTCTTTTGACCTTCTCACCTTTTTTATAACTTTGAATTGCATCATAAACTTTCTTAAGATTGGAATCATTACATTTTATATAACAAATTTTAAAAAACTTATACATCAAATAAGCTATTTCGTATCCTTCCTTTCTATTAATATACAAACTATCTATTCCCGTTGGAGGTTCATCTCCAGGAGCTCTTGTCCAGCTTAATTCTGGGTGATTATCTTTTAACCAGTCTATGATTTGATTTTTATCACATATTTTTAATCCTCCTTATACAAAAGTTTTTTAGGTTTTTCATTGTCAAAATGCCCTTTTAGTCCATCTAAATATGCATTAGTAAAAAATTTAATTCTTTTAAACTTATTATCATCAAATAAAATTATACCAATAATTTTCCGCAAATAGTTTTTTACTAATCCATAGTAAAAATGAATTTTACTTGTCCCATATTTTTTTCCTAACCATGTTAAATTTCTAACACTATAGTAAGATAACCACAACTTTTCATAAGGAACTCTCAAGGACTTCTTCCAAAGAAATCTTTTATAAATACCTTTTTTAGCAGCTTCTTTATGAATTATTATACTTTTAGGAATTAAAAGAATTTCTCCAACATTACGTAATCTTATGCAATATTCCACATCATCGTAATGGATAAAAAATTCCTTTTTAGGATAACCAATTTTTTTTATAGCTTCTCTATTAACTAAAATTCCAACAAAAGAAGCATGATCTATTTTTAAATATCTCCTTCCTAAAGTAGCTTCATCAAAAGGTTTAACAATACCATTAAAAATATTCTTAAAGTTAAAATATCCTCTGTGAGGATGTATAACCTTTCCATTTATATTTACCTTTAAAGAGGCTAAGGCACTGACGCAGTAGTGTTTTCGAACTTTTAACAACTTTTCCAATGCATCCTTTTTTGGTTCTGCATCATCATCCATTAACCATAACCAATCATATCCTTCTTTATACGCCCTCTTTACACCTTCATAAAAACCACCTGCTCCTCCTGTATTTTCGTGCATACGAACATAGTGGATTTTTATAGGTTTATCATCTACTAAATTTTTTACTTCAAATTCTTTTTCCCACGGCTCAGTTAGATTTTCTGGAGGTAATTCTTTAATATAGCTTTTTTCTTTTAAGAGTTCAGGAGTTCCATCAGTTGAAGCATTATCTATTATGTAAATTCCCTCTAATGGTCTCGTTTGCTTTCTTAAAGCTTCTAAGCATTCAATAAGCAAGTCTTTTCTATTATAAGTTACAACTACTGCACAAACTGTTTCCTTATTATTCTCTATCATCTTATATTTTCCTCAAAAACTTCTAATGCTCTTTTAACCACATCATCCATATCATAGTAACGATATTCCGCTAATCTTCCGACCAAAATAAGATTCTCAAACTTTTCAGCTAGTTCTTTGTATTTAAAATACAATTCACGATTTTCCTCTGTAAATACAGGATAATAAGGTATATCTTTCTCAGGATTATAATCCTTAGGATACTCCCTTAGTATAACCGTCTTATTAACTTTTATAGGATGAATATGTTTAAATTCCGTTATTCTTGTAAAGTCATAATCGTTAGGATAATTAACTGTTGCTACTTCCTGGAAGTATTCTGTTTCTAAAGTCTCAAACTTTAAATCAAGAGAACGATACGGAAGTTTACCAAACTTGTATTCAAAAAGTTCGTCTATCATTCCTGTAAATATTACTTTCCCTTTAAATTCCTGCTCAAAAAAGAATATTTTTTTAGTTCCTAAATCTATTTTTATAACTTCTCTAAAATCTGTATTTAACATTAACTTTATATTCGGATGGAAAAGCATTCGCTCGAAGATTTTAGTATAACCTTCTACTGGAACGGCTTGATATTTATCGTTGAAGTATCTATTATCTCTACCTATAAAAATTGGAACCCTTGCAGTAACCTCAGGATCAATTTCTTCAGGTCTTTTATTCCACTGTTTAGCTGTATAGTTTTTAAAAACTTTCTCATATATAAAATCTGCTAAAAATTTTAAATCTTTATCATCTTCTTTTTTAAGCTCTAATATTGGAACTTTAGAACAGTAGGAATATTTAGAAAGAAGTTTATTTATTAGCCTTTCTGCCAAAATGTGAGGAAATAACATTTCAATAGAGTTAAAGTTAAAGGGTATAGGAACCTTCTTTCCCTCTATGAAGGCTAAAACTTTATGATGATAAAGTTGCCAATCTGTGAAGTTGGAAAGGTATTCAAAAACATCCTTATAGTTTGTATGGAACAAATGAGGACCATATCTATGAACAATTATTCCTTCCTTAGTTTTATAGTCATAACAATTTCCACCAATATGACTTCGTTTCTCTATGATCAAAACTTTTTTATTTAAAATATTTGCTATTCTCTCGGCTATTACTGATCCTGCGAAGCCTGAACCAACTACTATGTAATCAAACAACTTTTCCCTCCAAAACTTTTATCCCTTTTTTTTGCAAATACGAAAACATAGAAACTGTAACAAATATTTCAGATATTAACACAGCAAAAGAGATACCAATATGTTGATAAAGAGGAACTAAAACAAAAGCTAAAAAAATATTAATAATGCTTGCAGTTATCAAAATCTTTGAAAAAGCTTTTTTATAATTAAAAGTTAACATCGTTTGAATACCAAATATATTACTTAAAGCTATTATAAATGGAAGAAAAGCTAAAATTCTCAAAACTACAATAGATGCTTCATATTTGTTTCCTAATAGGATCTTAACAATTAAATCTGCGAAGAAAAATAGAATTAATGATAAAAGAAAGCTTATTCCTCCAATTATAAAAGTTACTTTTTGTATAAATTTAAGACCTTTTTCTTCCGATTCCTTGACAAGTTTACTAATATACGGATAAATTGTTTGAGAAAGTGGAGCTAATAATCCTTGAACTGCTTTTACTATTTTTTCAGCGGCTGAATAGTATCCAACAACTGTGTTGTTTGTAAATAAACCCAGGATGAAAGTGTTAGAAATTGTATATAAACTTATTGCAACGGTAGAAATGAATATATACCATCCTTCTTTTAATTGATATTTTATTGTTATAAATTTTGGCACCTTAAAGGAAAGATTAAAATTTCTAAAAATAATCCATAAAGCCAAAATACCAGCTATACAAAATCCTAAAGAGTTTAGTAATGGCACGTAAAAATAATCCGAAACTTTATGAACAAAAATGAAAATAGCAACTGTAAAGATCAACTTAGCTGTAATATTCAAAAAAGTTATATACTTCATTCTTTCCATTCCCTGGAAAAACCATATAGGAAATAAAACCTGTCCAACTACCATTCCAAAAGTTAGGTAATAAACCAACCAATCTTTCCTAAACTTTTCAAAAGAAAAAACAATAATTGTCATAATTATGAAAGACAAAATAAGCAAAGCAAATTTTATAATCATTACAGAGCTAAAAATTTCTGCAATCTTCTCTTTATTCTCCCGATGTATAGAAATTTCCCTCGTAGCTGATAAGTTAAAGCCGTAATCTGTGAGAATATTGAAATATTGAATAAATGCTTGTGCAAACGCTATAAGGCCAAATTTTTCAGGTCCTAAAACTCTTACAAGATAAGGCAAAGTAATCAGAGGGAGAATATAGTTTGCTCCTTGTAAAAAGGATAGAGAGATGAAATTTTCTAAAAGTCTTTTTTTCTCAGGTGTATTTACAGAAAATTTTAATTTAGATATCATCATGGATAGTCCTTGTTTAATCTCTCTTATAGATATCTCTTGTATATAGTTTTTCTTTTATATCTTCAAGATCTTTGTCCACTCTATTGGGGATGATTATATCACTTTTATCCTTTAAATTTCTAAGATCTTTTGTGAATTCAACACCGTCTATTTCATTTCCTTTTGCTAAAGGTTCATAAATTAGAATTTTAGTAAATGGTTTAACCATTTCTATTATGTCAAAAATTGCACTGCTCCTAAAATTATCACTTCCTGCTTTCATAGTTAAACGGTAAATTCCAGCTGTTTTGGGTTTCTTTTCTAATATTTTTTTTTTTGCAATATGCTCTTTTCTTAGAGAGTTGGATTTAACAATGGCTGACATTAGTTCTTCGGGGATATTATCTTTTTTATAATTTGCTACTAACTGTTTTGTATCTTTTGGTAAGCAATATCCGCCATATCCGAAACTTGGATTGTTATAGTGATTTCCTATTCTTGGGTCAAGACAAACCCCTTCTATTATATCTTTGGTATTAAGTCCTTTGCTTTCGGTGAATGTATCAAGCTCGTTAAAAAAGCTACTCGCATGGCAAGGTATGTGTTGGCAAAGAGTTTTATCGCTTCAGCTTCTGTGTTGCCTGTATAAAGAATTGGGATTGTTTCTTTGAATGCTCCGTCTTTTAGAAGATTTGCAAAAATTTCAGCTTTTGTAGATTTTTCTCCAACTATAATTCTGCTTGGGTATAGGCTGTCGTATAAAGCTTTTCCTTCTCTTAAAAATTCGGGAACAAAGAATATGTTTTTATAGTTGAATTTCTCTTTTATACTTTCAGTATATCCTATAGGTATAGTTGAACGGATAACTATGGTAGCTTTGGGATTTATTTCAATCACGTCTTCTATTACAGCTTCAACTGTTTTTGTATTGAAGTAGTTGGTTGTTGGATCATAATCGGTAGGAGTGGCTATAACTACATACTCTGCGTTTTTGTAGGCTTCTTCCTTGTTAGTAGTAGCTTTAAGATTTAATTCTTTTGTTTGGAAAAAGTTTGTGATTTCTTTATCTTCTATGGGAGAAATTCTTTTATTTATCATTTCCACTTTTTCAGGGATTATATCAAGGGCTATTACTTGATTGTGCTGAGCTAATAGTACGGCATTACTTAAGCCAACATATCCCGTTCCTGCTATTGCTATTTTCATTAAACCTCCCAATGGAGTAAAGTTTTCCTTGTTTTGAAAGTTAGTGAAGGAGTTTTAATTTAAGGTTTTGAAAAGGACTTATTAAAATCTTTTTTAATTGTTTATCAATCAAGTATTTAATTCTAATTTTTCAATTAATTTCTTATGCTACCGCTGCGAATCTTCAAAAAGTATTATAACAGATTTTTCTTAACAGTAAATTATTTTTCGTAATGTTCTCTGGTTTTATTGTTGGATTTTGTAGGGAAATGGTTTTTATTTGGAAAGGGGAGATTCTTCGCTTTGCTCAGAATGACTTTGGTTTCAGGAGATCCTTCGGGCTACGCCCTCAGGATGACGTTTCCTTGTCACTCTGAGGGAATGTAGTGACCGAAGAGTCTAGTGTGAAGGAGAGACTTTTGCTGGTGCTCAGAATGGCTTTGGTTTTAGGAGATTCTTCGGGCTACGCCCTCAGGATGACGAAAAAGGGGGAGTGCTCAGGATGACGAAAAAAGAGGGTCAGGATGGCGTTTTTGAGGATTTTTTGGGCTGTGTCATTAGATGATAGAGAGATGTTTTAATAAAATGTTAAATTCACTCACAGTAGTTTGATTTCTGAACGTAACGGTTTATCTTGTTTGCTATTTCAAGTAATTTTTCGCTTTTTTCTATTACCTCTTCCAGTCTATTTCTCAGGCGTTCTTCAAGATACTCATGAGCAAGTTCATTTCTTAGGTCTTTCATTTCTATAAGGATGTTATAATCTTCCACGAATCCCCTTTTTTCGGCTCTTATTACGACATCAAGTTTTCTATTGATTTCTTCAAGTTCCAGATAGTCCAGGCTTCTCAATACTCTATTAATAAGTATGTCAACAGCTCTGGAATACCTATTCATTAATGCTTCTATTATTTCAAGTTGTTCTTCTGAAAGATTCTCAAAGTTTCTAACATTTTTAACTCTCTGAATAGATCTTTTCAGCCAATATATACTCTTATTGAGAAGCTTCAAGTTTTGGCAAAGTATTTCTTTCCGCTCTTCAATGTTCACAGTTTGACTCCGTATTTATAAGCGAGTTTAGTAAAAATATCTTTAGAAGGGTCATGGGTAATGATTAAATCTATTTTTCTATCACCCAATTCTTTGAAAAGGTTGACTTTTATTTTTCTTCTATCTTTGTAACCGATTTTTGAAGAGATAACAAGAATATCTATATCGCCGCCTTTTTTATTCAAGTCTGTTCTGCTACCAAATAGGATAATTTCGGCGGAAGGGTCTGAAGATAAAATAGCCTCTTTTATTTTCGTAATTTCTTTTTCTGTTAACCTGACTTTTCTTTCCTTTGTTAACATTATGATTTAGTTCCTTAATCAAGTTTTGATGAGTGGTTGTGTTATTAAATATATTCTTTGAATGGGAATTGTTCATGCGGAAAAGGGATTCTTTGGACTGTGTCCTCAGGATGACGTTTCCTTGTCACTCTGAGGGAACGTAGTGACCGAAGAGTCTAGTGTGAAGGAGAGACTTTTGCTGGTGCTCAGAATGGCTTTGGTTTCAGGAGATCCTTCGGGCTACGCCCTCAGGATGACGAAAAAGGGGGAGTGCTCAGGATGGCGGAAAAGGGAGTGGTCTGGATGACTTGTTACCCGTCACTCTGAGGTGCTATGCACCGAAGAGTCTCTAAAGAATGAGATCCTTCGCTTCGCTCAGGATGACGGAATGGAGGGCGCTCAGAAGGACAGAAGAGGAAGTTCTGTAAATAGTGTTTCTTTTAGAAACTTTTTGGTGATTTCTTAAAAAATAAATTATAACTTTTCTCTCAGGTTTAAAGAAGAAAGGTAATCTACATATACGTCTTTTATTCTATTAAAGATTTTCTTGCTTTCTTCTTCGTTGTATATGTGAGAACTTAAATTTCTATCTTCTAACATGTCAAGTATTATTTCATCATCACTTATCAAATTTGCTTTGAAAGCTTCTTTTATGCAATGCCTTGGAGAATGGCATTCAATACCATGATATGAAAGAATTGCTTTTAGCGTTTTCCATAGAAGTTCAACTGTAAACTCAAAGCGCTGGATGACTCCATCTCTATCAAGATCGTCTTTTGCCACTTTAACAGCTTCCTGTAATCTTCCTAAAGCTTTTTCGAATCTATTTATTTTCTGAATAACATCACTTTTTTTCATATAGAACTTTCCCTTCTTTCAGAATTTTATTTTTAAATGATTTATTCACATCGGGTAAGAATACAATGTCCACAGAGTAAAGGCCACTTATATTATCCAATTTTTCTTTCAGTTTTCGCTTTTCTCTGAAAGAAAGTCTTAAATCCACTGCTATGTCAATATCTGAGTTTATTCTAAAATCCCCTCTTGCTCGTGAGCCAAATAGAATGATTTTTTCTGGACCGTATGGAATGAGGGTGGTAATTATATCGTTTATTATTCGCTGGACTTTATTTTCTGTTTGTTTGCTTTTGGGAGTGATATTGGTCATTTAAGTTTCCGAATAGATTTAGTTTAATTGTTTGATTATAACATTTTTGGAGATTCTTCGGGCTTCGCCCTCAGAATGACTTTGGTTTTAGGAGATCCTTCGCTGCGCTCAGGATGACGAAATTGGGTGTTCAGGATGACGTTTTTTTGTCACTCTGAGGGAACGTAGCGACCGAAGAGTTTCAGAGAATGAGATCCTTCGGGCTTCGCCCTCAGGATGACGGAAGGTGAGGGTAAGGATGATTTTTTGGGGATTATTCGGGCTTTGCTTAGAATAACAGAGGTTTAAAAGGTGTTTTCTTTGATTACTTTTAGGACTTTTTTTGCAAGGTTGAGGTGTAGTGGTAATTTTTTAAATATTTCTTCAGCGATGGTTTCTTTATAGGTGTGTACGGTTGCGTTTCTATCTTCCAGCATAAACAGGAGTTTTTTTGTATCTTCTTCAGAAATAAATCCTGTTGAAAAAAGTTCTCTGATACAGTTTCTTGGGCTTCTGCATATAATGCCTTCCTTTTCAAGAAATAGTTTTATAGCTTTCCACATTATTTCAAAAGTAAATTCAAAGCGTTGAATAGCAGAGTCTCTGAAGAATGGGTAGTCCTCTGTGTTTATGGAACTTTCTGTTTTTGAGATTGCTTCTTCAAGGCGTGTAACGGATTTTTCAAAGTCTTCAATTACTTTGTTAAGTCTATCCATACTTTTCCTTCTTTTAGTATTTCTTCTTTCAAACTATCAGGTGCTTTGCTAAAGTTAATAATATCAACTTTCTGAGGGAGTAGTGAATTTTCAAGTAGTTCTTTTAGTATAACTATTTCTTCTGAAATATCTTCTTTACTTATGATAGCTATGTCAATATCTGAATGTTTTGTATTGGAATTTCTTGCCCTTGAACCAAAAAGAATGATTTTTACCTTTTTGTTCTTTTCTTTGAAAAAAAGTTCTAAAAAATCTTTTAGGTTAGTTATGTTTGTGGGATATTTCATTTTTCCTGTTTGATGGTTTTATGTAGTTCAAAAAAAAAGCAATCTGTTTTTTCAGACTACCGTCATGAGTTGAACAAGTGTATCATAACATAATTTATGCTTCTTTTGTGGGGCTTCAAGCAGGTTGTTGTTGATTTTTAGAGTAATAATTGAAGTGAGATTCTTCGCTGGCGCTCAGAATGACTTCCTGTTCTGTCACTCTGAGGGAACGTAGCGATCGAAGAGTCTGAAAGGATGAGATCCTTCGCTTCGCTCAGGATGACAAGGAAAATGTTCAGAATGACAGGGAATCGCTCAGGATGATGTTTTTTTTGTCGCTCTGAGGTTATGTATTAGCCGAAGAGTCTCAAGTATTGGAAAGAAGAGATCCTTCGGGCTTCGCTCTGAGGATGACTTTCTTTCTGCGTAGTAGATGAAAGTCCTGAAAGGATGGGATTTTTCGCTGGCGCTCTGAATGACAGGAAAATGCTCAGGATGACAGAGAAAATCGTTCATGATGGCAGAAAAAGTGTGCTCGGAAGGACAGGGAAGTAGTTTTTAGGATGATAGAGAAGAGTATTTAAGAATAGAAATTTTACTTGTAAATCTTTTTCCAATAGTTTTTAAGCTGTTCAAGTTTATTTTCTACCCACGGCATATTATCAAGATACCAATTTACAGTTTTTTCTATTCCCTGTTCAAAATTTACCTTTGCTTTCCAGCCAAGTTCAGACTCTATTTTATCTGTATTAAGAGAGTATCTAAAATCGTGTCCTGGCCTGTCCTTCACAAAAGTTATAAGGGATTCTGGTTTGTTTAAAATTTGAAGAATTGATTTAACCACTTCTATATTTTTTCTTTCTTCTCCGCTTCCAACGTTATATATTTCGCCCGGCTTCCCTTTCTCAACAATTTTAAACACTGCGTCTGCACAGTCTGAAACAAAAAGCCATTCTCTTACATTTTCTCCGGTTCCATACACTGGTATCGGTTCATTGTTTAAAGCTTTTAGAATTACAACAGGAATAAGTTTTTCAGGATACTGCCACGGTCCGTAGTTATTTGAAGGTCTCACTGTTATAACCGGTAAACCGTAAGTTCTGAAGTAAGCTCTTCCGAGCATATCAGCAGAAGCTTTACTTGCTGAATAGGGGGAATTTGGATTTAACGGAGTGGTCTCAAAAAACTGTCCTTCTTCTCCAAGTTCGCCGTAAACTTCATCTGTAGCTATGTTTATGAAAAGTTTTATATCACTGTTTTTTGCAATATCAAGCAGGGTTTGTGTTCCTTTAACGTTTGTTTCGATAAATGGAGATGCATCAAGAATACTCCTGTCAACATGACTTTCTGCTGCCCAGTGAACAACGATATCTGGTTTCTCTTTTTGAAAAATATCTTCCAGAAATTCTCGGTTATTTATATCACATTTATAAAATTTTATCTGAGATTTCACACAGTTTAATCTTTCCATATCTCCGGCATAGGTAAGCTTGTCAACAACTATTGTTTCTATTCCTTTTTCTATGGCCTGTCTTACAAATTCGCTTCCTATGAAGCCAGCGCCTCCAGTAACCAATAGTTTCATTGGAAGTATTCCTCCTTGTGATTTCATTATTTAGATTATAGGGAGTCTTTTAAATTTTTTAAGAATGGTGCATTTTTATCTTTTTTAGATAGGATAGGTTCTGTGCTGTTTTCAAGAGGCCACTTGATGTTTATTTCAGGGTCATCCCATCTAATTGCAGCATCGTGCTCTGGTGAATATTCTGAGCCTGATACTTTGTAGATTATTTCAGCTTCTTCGCTTAAAGTGAGAAATCCGTGAGCAAACCCTTTTGGAATCCACAGCATAAGCTTGTTTTCTTCTGATAATTCAATACCTACCCACTTACCAAAAGTTGGGCTGTTTTTTCTTATATCCACAGCAACATCAAATATTTTCCCCTTTATACATCTAACAAGTTTTCCCTGCTCTTTTGGTGCTCTTTGAAAGTGCAATCCTCTCAGGACATTTTTTACCGATTTTGAATGGTTATCCTGGACAAAATCTGTATCTATTCCTGCTTTTTCAAAATCCGATTTTTTGTATGTTTCAAGAAAAAATCCCCTTTCGTCGCCAAACACTTTTGGTTTTACTATTATTACATCCGGAATTTCTGTTTTAATGAACTCAAAAGGCATTTTCACCTCTCCTGTTTAGCGATTTCCATTAGATACTTTCCATAATCTGTTTTTCTTAGTGGCTGAGCAATTTTTAATAGCTGATCTTTGCTAATCCAGCCGTTATTAAAAGCGATCTCTTCTATACAACCTATCATCAGTCCTGTCTTTTTTTCTATGGTTGCTACAAACTCGCCGGCTTCAAGGAAACTGTCATGGGTTCCTGCATCAAACCACGCAAAACCTCTTCCAAGAAGCTTTACTTTAAGTCTGCCTTTCTTCAGGTATTCCTCATTTACTGAAGTGATTTCAAGCTCTCCTCTATCTGAGGGTTTTACCTGTTTGGCTATTTTTACTGCTTCATTATCGTAAAAGTACATTCCGACAACAGCATAGTTTGATTTTGGATTTTCAGGTTTCTCCTCAATTGATTTTAC
Encoded here:
- the rfbB gene encoding dTDP-glucose 4,6-dehydratase; this encodes MKLLVTGGAGFIGSEFVRQAIEKGIETIVVDKLTYAGDMERLNCVKSQIKFYKCDINNREFLEDIFQKEKPDIVVHWAAESHVDRSILDASPFIETNVKGTQTLLDIAKNSDIKLFINIATDEVYGELGEEGQFFETTPLNPNSPYSASKASADMLGRAYFRTYGLPVITVRPSNNYGPWQYPEKLIPVVILKALNNEPIPVYGTGENVREWLFVSDCADAVFKIVEKGKPGEIYNVGSGEERKNIEVVKSILQILNKPESLITFVKDRPGHDFRYSLNTDKIESELGWKAKVNFEQGIEKTVNWYLDNMPWVENKLEQLKNYWKKIYK
- the rfbC gene encoding dTDP-4-dehydrorhamnose 3,5-epimerase → MPFEFIKTEIPDVIIVKPKVFGDERGFFLETYKKSDFEKAGIDTDFVQDNHSKSVKNVLRGLHFQRAPKEQGKLVRCIKGKIFDVAVDIRKNSPTFGKWVGIELSEENKLMLWIPKGFAHGFLTLSEEAEIIYKVSGSEYSPEHDAAIRWDDPEINIKWPLENSTEPILSKKDKNAPFLKNLKDSL